From the Cystobacter ferrugineus genome, the window TGGGAGGTGGGTGCATTAGCGGATTCTCCAGATGGGAGCCACCCGGAAGGCTGCCGCACCCAATGCCTGTTCGTACATTTTTCCTTGGTTTCTAGGATGGTGGGGATGTTCTTGGGGATATTCGGTCCAAGTGGGAGGATTGCTCGAAGGACAAGGAAATTTGAAGTCGTAAACGGCCAGGGCTTCAAGAGGGTTTCCCGAGTGGATGACCACATCGGGAACGAGGGTGCCCTTGAGTTCCTCTCCACAATCTTTTTTCCGGAGTGCTCGGGCTTCTTCTTGGCTGACGAGTTTCGTGCTTCCAGTCTGCTTGTCGTAGCGATAGCGCTGCTCCAGGCTGAAGCGCCCAGGGAACAGGCGGTTGAATCGCTCCTGGACGCACTGGAGGGCCAATTGGTGTTTCTCGGAGCCCAGTTGCATGGCGCGGGTCACCTTCTTGCCACAAGGGTCCCATCCGGGCAGTTCCTCCCGGCACTGCTCGCGTGATGGCTTGTCACCGCCGAAGCGACGAAGGTTGACCTGAAACTCCGCCTGCTCTGCGCATTCCACCAACTCTCGTTCGACTCGCGCTTTCATGTCGACCGGCAGCAGGCGGAGGGTGGCCGCGATGGAGGCTATCACGGCGGTCTCCTTGCCCGTCAGCAGGGCACAATAGGCCGCGTTCTGTCCGCAGGCGCTCGTGACGGAATCCGCGGAGTAGCCGGTCGAACCGAAGCCCAGGAGCGGACCCAAGAGGACAAGTCTCCCGAGGCGTTGGAACTTCATGGAAGAGCGAGTGATGTGCACGGGCAGGATGTTCTCCCGGATGGGAATATCCGTCGAGAAGATCCGCGATCTTCATTCGCTCTTGTGTGGATGACGGGTGGCGTTTGATAAAGGATTGCTAGGTGTCGCCCCAGGTGAAGCCGGTGCCCAGGGTGAAGGAGATGCCGCTCGCCCACGGGCCCGGGGACGGGGAGAAGAGCCGGTATTGGGCTTCCGCGCTGAGCGACAACCTTGTGCCCAACTGGGTGTGCAGGCGCAGGCCCACCGGAAGCTCCGGACGGGGCGCCCCGCCGAGGAAGGACAGGCCACCGCCCGCCGTGGCGCGCAGATCAAATCCCTTCGCGTAGCCCAGCCGAGCCGCCCACAGCGGCGGAGAGAGCACGGACAGCGTCCAGCAGCCTCCCCCGCCCGCCAGGAGCGGAGCGCTCAATGTCTGGGCATAACTGGCCGACAGGGCCATGGCCCATGGCAGGGGAAGCAGCGCCCGCGCGCCGGCCACCGGCGTGGCACCCCGCGGGGACGTCAGGGCTCCTCCCATCACCTCCAAGGCGAGCGCGGGCGAGGGGGCCCACTGGGCGCGCATGACCTGCTGGCGCTCCCGGGCCAGGGTGGTGAGCCGCTTCGTCGCCCACACGAGGAAGGCGCGCGAGTAGGCCATGGCCGCCTCCGCCCGCCCGTTCACGAAGTCCTCGTACACGGCGGGGTCCACCTTCCACTCGCGCTCCTTCCAGCGCACCCGCGCCGCTCCGAAGGCGTTGCCCACCGCGCCATAGCCGCCGAACACGCCGGGATCGGCGTGGGCCGGCTCGGCCCAGAACGCGCTCCAGGGAATGTTGCCGTCCACCACCGGCAGCGCGCCCGTGCGCACCAGCTTCAGCGTCTCTTCCGCCAGGGCGAGCTGCGCCTCGTCGCCGGACATCGGCGGGATGTCGATCCGAGGCCCATGGGCCAGGGTCTCCGGCGCGATCGCCCGCTGCTCGAAGCGATCCGTCAGCCCGTGCATCACCGGCACCACGTGCGGCGGCGACGCCATGTCCTGGATGTGGTGCACCAGGTGCCCCACGCGGCCGAATGCCTGGACCAGGTCCCCATGGCTCGCGGCCTCCTCGGCCTCCTGCCACAGGGCCCGCACGCGCGCCGACGAGTCCTTGCGAAAGGCCATGTCGAGCGACTGGCCCGGGTGGAAGAAGTGGTTCCACCCGGTCCACTTCACGTGCAGGTTCAGGTCCTCGTCCCGGCTGCCCGCCACCACGAGGGCGCGGTGCGCCGCGAGCTCGGGCAGGCCGTCCGACGCGACCGCCGCGTCGATGGAGGCGTGCGTCAGCGCCTCGTGATTCGGCACCGAGAAGGCCTTCGCGAGCGAGGGGAGCAGGACCGTGGCCAGCAGGAGCGGGAGGAGTCGGGGCGCGGGCATGGGGAGGCGTGATGCTACCGCGACCGGTTCCTTCTATTTCAGGGGGGTGGCGGGATGCGGGCGCCTGCCCGGTTGCCAGGCGATGCTTTCCACGCGACAGGTTCGCCGCGAGCTCCGTTCTCCAATGGGCACACCCGGGTGAGGTTTCCGTGAAGCGCTCGCTTCCCCTCCTGCCGATGCCTATCCGGGCGGGGGACTCCCAGGAGAACGCACTTGAACAAGAAGACCCCGGACACAGTGAGCATCGACGCGCGCAGCAAGGACGAGGCCCTCGCCAGGGATCGCTCGAATCCCACGGGTCATCGGATGACGTCGGATCAGGGCATTCCCATCGAGAACACCGACAACTCGCTGCGCGTGGGCGCGCGCGGTCCCACCCTGCTCGAGGACTTCCACTTCCGCGAGAAGATCATGCGCTTCGACCACGAGCGCATCCCCGAGCGCGTCGTACATGCCCGGGGTTCGGGTGCGCACGGCTACTTCCAGCCCTATGAGTCGCTGGCCGATCTCACCAAGGCGAATCTCTTCCAGGATCCGTCGAAGAAGACGCCCGTCTTCGTGCGCTTCTCCACCGTGGCCGGCTCGCGCGGCTCCATGGATACGGCGCGGGACGTGCGTGGCTTCGCCGTGAAGTTCTACACGGAGGAGGGCAACTGGGACCTGGTGGGCAACAACATCCCCGTCTTCTTCATCCAGGACGCCATCAAGTTCCCGGACATCATCCACGCGGCCAAGCCGGAGCCGCACCACGAGATGCCCCAGGCGGCCTCCGCGCATGACTCCTTCTGGGACTTCATCTCGCTCATGCCGGAGAGCGCCCACATGCTCATGTGGGTCATGTCCGATCGCGCCCTGCCGCGCAGCTACCGCATGATGGAAGGCTTTGGTGTCCACACCTTCCGCCTGATCAACGACAAGGGCGTGTCGCGCTTCGTGAAGTTCCACTGGAAGCCGAAGCTCGGCGTGCACTCGCTCGTGTGGGACGAGTGCCAGAAGCTCGGGGGCAAGGACCCCGACTATCACCGCCGCGACCTCTGGGAGAACATCGAGAAGGGCAACTTCCCCGAGTATGAGCTGGGATTGCAGATCATCGAGGAGAAGGACGTGGCGAAGCTCGGCATCGAGATCCTCGACTCGACGAAGATCATCCCCGAGGAGCTCGTCCCGGTGCGCCGCGTCGGCAAGCTCGTGCTCGACCGCAACCCGACGAACTTCTTCGCCGAGACCGAGCAGGTCGCCTTCTGCACCGCCAACGTCGTGCCGGGCATCGACTTCACGGATGACCCGCTCCTGCAGGGGCGCAACTTCTCCTACCTCGACACGCAGCTCTCCCGGCTCGGTGGGCCCAACTTCGTCGAGATCCCCATCAACCGTCCGCTCGCGCCGGTGCACAACAACCAGCAGGATGGTTTCAAGCGGCACACCATCCTCGAGGGCCGCGCCAACTACTTCCCCAACTCGCTCGGGGGCGGCTGCCCGTTCATGAGCTCCGCGGCCGAGGGCGGCTACCGGCACTTCCCGGAGAAGGTGGACGGGGAGAAGCTGCGCGCGCGCGGCGAGTCGTTCCAGGATCACTTCACCCAGGCGGGCATGTTCTACCGCAGCATGTCCAAGCCCGAGCAGGAGCACATCATCGCGGCCATCCTGTTCGAGCTGGGCAAGGTGGAGCGCAAGGAGGTGCGCGCGCGCGTCGTGGAGCAGATCCTCGCGAAGATCGACGAGGAACTCGTGACGCAGGTGGCCGAGGGCCTGGGACTGCCCGTGCCCAAGCCCGCCGTGGAGAAGGGGAAGATCGACAAGTCCCCGGCGCTGAGCATCGAGTACATGAAGAAGGACGCGAAGAAGGACGCCATCCCCACGCGGCTCGTCGGCGTGCTGGTGGCGGACGGCTTCGACGCGGAGGACCTGTCGGCCACGCGCGCGGCCATCGAGAAGGCGGGGGGCCAGATGGTGGTCATCGCCAAGCGCCTGGGCACGGTGAAGGGCTCGGATGGCCAGCCGGTGATGGTGGACAAGAGCGCGCTCACCACGGCCTCGGTCGAGTACGACGCCGTCTTCGTGCCCGGTGGCGCCGCGAGTGTGGCGGTGCTCAAGAAGGACGCGGACGCGATGCACTTCATCCAGGAGGCCTACCGGCACTGCAAGGCGATTGGCGTCACCCGCGAGGCCAGTGAGCTGTTGGACGCGGGGGGCATCTCTTCCTCCGCGCCGGGCATCGTCGCGGACGCCAAGGGCGCCAGGCACCACCACTTCACCGCGAAGTTCATCGAGTCCATCGCCGAGCACCGGCACTGGATGCGCTTGGACCGCAACAACGTCCCGGCCTGAGCCGGAGCCCTCCAGGCGGGAAGGCGGGGTTGTCGTACCCATTGGGTATTCTTCCCAGCTAGCTACCCATAGAGGGGTGGCTGGGGGGAATTCCCATGAAACTGTGCTGCACGGCTGTGATGCTGGTTCTCCTCGTTGGGTGTGGCACTGCCTCCCGGGTCGTGCGCCTGGACACGGGCCAGACCGACCCCCTCGTCTTCACCCCTCGTTCTGGCGCCAGGCCGGTGGCACTGGGCAACGGCGAGTTCAAGAAGGCCATGTCGGATCTGGCTCGGGATGTGCGGCCCCCCACTCGGCCCCAGGAAGCAGCGCGGCGGCTGTTGGAAGTGGAGGCACGGAGCGGTTCGTACACGTACGAGACACCCAGCCGCCGCATCACGCCACTCAATCCGGGCGAGCACCTGGAGGGGCAGTCAACGACGGCGGTGGTGGAGTTGACGCGCGACTACTTACGCTGGTGCGAGCGTACTGGCAGGCCCGGGGACTGTCTGCGCCTGTTGACGGAAAGCCCCACCATCAGTGGGGATGGCCGTTTTGCCTTGGCCCTGGCTCTCGCCAAGGGCTCCGTGCTGGACGAGATGCTGGAAGCGTTCAAGGACATGGCCGACCCACACGCCATGGTGGCGGCGGTCCTCTGGACCTGGACCACGTACATGCTCCTCGTCTCCCTTCCCGACGTGACGGTCTCGAAGGGCCTCGCGGCCGTGATGACCGCCACGATCATTTCCTACGTGGGCGTCGATACCTTCTGGGGCCTCGTCGTGGGCTTCAAACGGCTGATGGACGAGGCGGACCGGGCCACCACGTTCAACGAGCTGCGCGAGGCGGGCGAGCGGTACGGCAAGCTCATGGGCCGCAACGCGGCGCGAGCGTTCGCCATGCTGGCCATGGCGGCCATCGGCAACACGGCGCCGGGGCTGGCCGCGAAGGTGCCGAAGCTGCCCGGCTCGATGCAGGCGGCCGTACAAGCCGAGACGCAGGTGGGCATCCGTCTCGCGGCGGTGGGGGAAGTGGAGTCGGTCGCAGTGAGTGCCGAGACCGTCACCATCGCCCTGGCGCCGGGCGCGGTGGCGATGACGGCACAGGGCCCGAGCAGTGGCGGTAATCAGAAAAAGGACATTGTCATCCCCGACGGAAGAGCGAAGCACATCTTCCGCGATGCGCCAGGTCATCTTCGTGACACCCCTACCAATAGGCAATTGCTACAAGAGGTGGCGGCGGATGAATCAGCGAAACTTGGGACAGATAAATTCGGGAACGAGTGGTTCGCGAGAACAAACCCGAATGGGACGCAAGTGTGGGTGCAAGTGCGTCATGGTGAGCTCATCAACGGTGGATTGAATCAAGTTCCAAATGGGTCTATCCGCTCCTTCAAAACCTTGAGATTGACATGGAAGACAAGATCACGATCAAGGAAGCATACACGGCGATGTACGCCTACCTTAAAATGCTCTACGACATGACAGGCTCGGACGACTTGGGCGGTTTTCTAGGCAGCATGTCGCTGCTCGAAGACGGTACGCCTGCGGATCCCGGGGTCTGGGACGATTGGATGCGCGCCGTACAGCAGGCAAGGCACGGTCAAGTCGATCTGACCCTGGGACGCCCTGATGAGTGAGAACCACCTGCCTGATGGTTCCGGTTCTCAGGAGATCTTGTGGCTCCGTGCAAAGGGAGGGGATGAAGTGCAGTGACTCGTCGCCGTGGCCGCCCTCGGCATGTGTCGTGCGTTGGTCACAAGCGCGCTCAGCCCTGACTATGCCTGTCACCGTCTCTTCGGACCGGCCCTGCTGGCGCGACTCGACCAACTCGACGCGCACCCCGCGCTTCGTCACGCCATCCAACTGGCCACCGAGCTTGAAGACGTGGCTGACATCATCCCAGACAAATTGGCCAAATCCATCGCAGAGGTTGA encodes:
- a CDS encoding catalase, giving the protein MNKKTPDTVSIDARSKDEALARDRSNPTGHRMTSDQGIPIENTDNSLRVGARGPTLLEDFHFREKIMRFDHERIPERVVHARGSGAHGYFQPYESLADLTKANLFQDPSKKTPVFVRFSTVAGSRGSMDTARDVRGFAVKFYTEEGNWDLVGNNIPVFFIQDAIKFPDIIHAAKPEPHHEMPQAASAHDSFWDFISLMPESAHMLMWVMSDRALPRSYRMMEGFGVHTFRLINDKGVSRFVKFHWKPKLGVHSLVWDECQKLGGKDPDYHRRDLWENIEKGNFPEYELGLQIIEEKDVAKLGIEILDSTKIIPEELVPVRRVGKLVLDRNPTNFFAETEQVAFCTANVVPGIDFTDDPLLQGRNFSYLDTQLSRLGGPNFVEIPINRPLAPVHNNQQDGFKRHTILEGRANYFPNSLGGGCPFMSSAAEGGYRHFPEKVDGEKLRARGESFQDHFTQAGMFYRSMSKPEQEHIIAAILFELGKVERKEVRARVVEQILAKIDEELVTQVAEGLGLPVPKPAVEKGKIDKSPALSIEYMKKDAKKDAIPTRLVGVLVADGFDAEDLSATRAAIEKAGGQMVVIAKRLGTVKGSDGQPVMVDKSALTTASVEYDAVFVPGGAASVAVLKKDADAMHFIQEAYRHCKAIGVTREASELLDAGGISSSAPGIVADAKGARHHHFTAKFIESIAEHRHWMRLDRNNVPA
- a CDS encoding DUF3969 family protein, with the translated sequence MAALGMCRALVTSALSPDYACHRLFGPALLARLDQLDAHPALRHAIQLATELEDVADIIPDKLAKSIAEVESELLKALAELAPVGLSGEKWLVRAP